In the Deinococcus proteolyticus MRP genome, one interval contains:
- a CDS encoding single-stranded DNA-binding protein translates to MKELIGTQAEVVAAVHQAPRLLEDGTRSAFVLAGEFSRTLASGEEVREVFFQPCMATGRLAARLGTLPKGTGLCAAGELVYDHSAYGGQFALHVQDAVRLPDHVHRLAADRRDGMRLLEGQLRTRLRGVITHTPQQRQLLEGPTVTNTRLGLTIKQAEPGRERPPSDRYAFLELAAYGDLGENLLTCQEGELVTVWGLLQHRRTADGESWFQRVEMTALERLHPGRAMV, encoded by the coding sequence ATGAAAGAGCTGATCGGAACGCAGGCAGAGGTGGTTGCCGCTGTGCATCAGGCACCACGGTTGCTGGAAGACGGCACCCGGAGTGCGTTCGTGCTGGCGGGCGAGTTCAGCCGGACGCTTGCGTCCGGTGAGGAAGTGCGCGAGGTTTTTTTTCAGCCTTGCATGGCCACTGGCCGTCTGGCGGCCCGGCTCGGCACCCTGCCCAAAGGTACTGGGCTGTGCGCTGCAGGTGAGCTGGTATACGATCACTCGGCTTACGGCGGTCAGTTTGCCCTGCATGTGCAGGACGCGGTAAGACTGCCTGATCACGTTCACCGCCTGGCGGCGGACCGCAGGGACGGAATGCGTCTTTTGGAGGGACAGCTGCGTACCCGCCTGCGGGGCGTGATCACCCACACACCTCAGCAGCGCCAGCTGCTGGAGGGACCAACTGTGACAAATACGCGTCTGGGGCTCACCATCAAACAAGCGGAGCCTGGACGGGAGCGCCCACCCAGTGACCGCTACGCGTTTCTAGAGCTGGCGGCTTACGGGGACCTGGGCGAGAACCTGTTGACCTGCCAGGAAGGGGAACTGGTGACCGTGTGGGGCTTGCTGCAGCACCGACGGACGGCAGATGGGGAAAGCTGGTTTCAGCGCGTAGAAATGACCGCCCTGGAGCGGCTGCATCCAGGGCGGGCGATGGTATAG